Proteins from a genomic interval of Paenibacillus sp. FSL R5-0623:
- a CDS encoding Fe-Mn family superoxide dismutase — protein MNWYGYGHLLPLRTLEEIRFWKEQEKEHTLVIRALVPDLEPPYVKLLEEWEVTFANSERVANQLLKQLLPGTHPPAPYMVRCIDQLVLAARQQSREFIKQLYVLLEQSAAVQAVPLAKVLILHFIRESEYFLGVLDTLGQPVILHETDSEPSLFLENALHTSGPGSIHRQASEAPTSPEGNVNAPAASAQIQSATVQPPSTGTTQATPSSTAPPVKEKPVPIGGHTLPPLPYAYNALEPHIDELTMRIHHDKHHQSYVDGLNVAEKKLAESRKKNNFELIKHWERELAFNGAGHYLHTIFWTTMNPAGGGKPSGMLAEQIKRDFGSYEAFKNQFTEAANKVEGSGWAMLVWSPRAHRLEILQAEKHQNLSQSDIVPLLPLDVWEHAYYLKHQNERKKYIEDWWNVVYWPAVAERYETARKLLWPPY, from the coding sequence ATGAACTGGTATGGATATGGTCACCTGCTGCCTCTGCGGACATTGGAGGAAATCCGTTTCTGGAAAGAGCAGGAGAAAGAACATACACTCGTCATTCGTGCCCTGGTTCCTGATCTGGAGCCCCCATACGTCAAGCTACTGGAGGAATGGGAGGTTACCTTTGCAAACAGTGAGCGAGTAGCCAATCAGCTTTTAAAACAACTATTGCCTGGAACCCATCCGCCTGCTCCCTACATGGTTCGTTGTATCGATCAACTTGTGTTGGCAGCTCGGCAGCAATCGAGAGAGTTCATCAAACAGCTATACGTTCTTTTGGAGCAAAGTGCTGCTGTGCAAGCTGTTCCGCTTGCCAAAGTACTCATTCTGCATTTTATCCGCGAGTCGGAGTATTTCCTGGGCGTATTGGATACGCTTGGCCAACCTGTCATCTTGCACGAAACGGATTCGGAGCCATCACTTTTTCTGGAAAATGCGCTGCATACGTCAGGGCCAGGAAGCATCCATCGCCAAGCTTCAGAAGCTCCAACTTCTCCAGAGGGGAATGTAAATGCGCCTGCCGCATCAGCTCAGATCCAATCCGCAACCGTTCAACCGCCTTCTACCGGAACAACACAAGCCACACCCAGCTCTACAGCACCTCCTGTAAAAGAAAAGCCAGTTCCCATTGGAGGACACACACTGCCTCCCCTTCCCTATGCGTACAATGCGCTGGAGCCACATATTGATGAGCTGACGATGCGTATCCATCATGACAAACACCATCAATCTTATGTGGACGGACTAAATGTAGCAGAGAAGAAGCTGGCGGAATCGCGAAAAAAGAATAACTTTGAACTCATCAAACATTGGGAACGTGAACTCGCCTTCAACGGGGCAGGCCACTACCTGCATACGATCTTCTGGACAACTATGAATCCTGCTGGCGGCGGCAAACCTTCCGGTATGCTGGCAGAGCAGATCAAGCGGGATTTCGGAAGTTATGAAGCGTTTAAGAATCAATTCACGGAAGCTGCGAACAAGGTGGAGGGCAGTGGCTGGGCGATGCTTGTCTGGAGCCCGAGAGCACATCGTTTGGAGATTTTGCAGGCGGAAAAACACCAGAACCTGTCCCAGTCCGATATCGTCCCTCTCCTGCCCCTGGATGTGTGGGAACATGCCTACTATCTGAAACATCAGAATGAACGCAAGAAATATATCGAGGATTGGTGGAACGTTGTCTACTGGCCCGCTGTGGCTGAGCGTTACGAAACGGCACGCAAGTTGTTGTGGCCGCCTTATTAA
- a CDS encoding alpha/beta hydrolase, with product MYPTSQSEAPLQTKVSDLPSSLSPRLIRFKHIIVALLLSVVFFLLFCFIALHGYIAWVLSNPTVAPVFSNPMQAKNMKYEDITFPAADGSRTMQGWYIPADNAASKTIIFSHGYGANREETWVPMYDLAHYAHQLGFNVVMFDYGFASQVNKAVATGGKAESQQLLGAIQFAKQRGAQELVVWGFSMGAGTALQTGLITQEVDAMILDSTFLLEPDTLYHNIHNQIDLPRQPTLEIMNLLFPVLNGTGLQQIPYQEVKKEDYPFPIFFIHGTEDEKAPYPIAEQLAANQTNPYSDEWIVQDAHHELIFREHPKEYLRRVSTFLSHVTKTSSDDVQNTNSGE from the coding sequence ATGTATCCAACATCCCAGAGCGAAGCCCCGCTGCAAACAAAAGTGTCCGATCTGCCCTCTTCCCTATCACCGAGGCTGATTCGGTTCAAACATATTATCGTAGCGTTGCTGCTCTCCGTTGTATTTTTTCTACTGTTTTGTTTTATTGCACTGCATGGTTACATCGCATGGGTATTATCCAATCCAACGGTAGCACCGGTCTTCTCCAATCCAATGCAGGCCAAGAACATGAAGTACGAAGACATCACGTTCCCGGCAGCAGATGGCAGCCGGACGATGCAGGGATGGTATATACCTGCTGACAATGCTGCAAGCAAAACGATTATTTTTAGTCACGGCTATGGTGCCAATCGTGAAGAAACATGGGTACCCATGTATGACCTGGCACACTATGCCCATCAACTTGGGTTCAACGTGGTCATGTTCGATTATGGCTTCGCCTCACAGGTGAACAAAGCCGTAGCCACAGGTGGCAAAGCTGAGTCACAGCAATTGCTGGGTGCCATCCAGTTCGCCAAGCAGCGAGGTGCGCAGGAACTGGTTGTCTGGGGTTTCTCCATGGGTGCCGGTACGGCGCTTCAAACCGGACTGATTACCCAGGAAGTGGATGCGATGATTCTTGACAGTACGTTCCTGCTTGAGCCTGATACGCTGTACCACAACATTCATAACCAGATCGATCTCCCGCGTCAGCCTACACTCGAGATCATGAATCTGTTATTCCCTGTTCTGAATGGTACCGGATTACAACAGATTCCATACCAGGAAGTGAAAAAGGAAGATTATCCGTTCCCGATTTTCTTCATCCATGGCACAGAGGACGAGAAGGCGCCTTATCCAATTGCGGAGCAACTCGCCGCCAACCAGACCAATCCATACTCCGATGAATGGATTGTCCAGGATGCGCATCATGAGTTGATCTTCCGGGAGCATCCAAAGGAATATCTGCGCCGTGTCTCAACTTTCCTGAGTCATGTAACGAAAACAAGCAGTGACGATGTGCAAAACACAAATAGTGGAGAATAA
- a CDS encoding IclR family transcriptional regulator, with the protein MEDRKLTVRAVERALDILLCFTTRSDLGLTEIASQIGLHKSTVHRLMATLEDRGFVIRDAATEKYRLGIRIWELSAHMSRSDDPAILLLPAMERLRDRLGETVSLYLRDGSERIRIQAVQSDQAIRRVAPVGVRLPLSVGASSKVLMAFATDEDREELMNGPEWPVFIDPAVYLAQMVDIRDNGYATSYEEREPGAAAVSVPIMDRRGNIAAALSVSGPVSRLSQETLHEYAPVLKEAATQMGLMLS; encoded by the coding sequence ATGGAAGATCGCAAGTTAACCGTCCGGGCTGTGGAACGGGCGCTGGATATATTATTATGTTTTACCACACGAAGTGATCTGGGACTCACCGAAATCGCCAGCCAGATCGGCCTGCACAAAAGTACAGTGCACCGTTTGATGGCTACGCTGGAGGATCGAGGGTTCGTAATCCGCGATGCAGCAACAGAGAAGTACCGCCTTGGCATCCGAATCTGGGAGCTGTCAGCTCATATGTCCCGCAGTGATGATCCCGCTATTCTGCTGCTGCCTGCGATGGAGCGACTGAGGGATCGATTGGGGGAGACCGTGAGTCTGTACCTGCGTGATGGCAGTGAACGGATTCGGATTCAGGCTGTGCAAAGTGATCAGGCGATTCGCCGAGTTGCTCCCGTTGGTGTTAGACTCCCGCTGTCTGTGGGCGCTTCCAGCAAAGTTTTGATGGCGTTTGCCACGGACGAGGATCGTGAAGAATTGATGAATGGTCCTGAATGGCCGGTATTTATCGATCCAGCGGTGTATTTGGCGCAAATGGTAGACATTCGGGATAACGGATATGCGACGAGTTATGAGGAACGTGAGCCGGGAGCTGCCGCGGTATCGGTACCGATTATGGATCGCAGAGGCAATATTGCAGCTGCCCTCTCGGTCTCAGGGCCTGTCAGTCGACTCTCGCAAGAGACTTTGCACGAATACGCACCTGTGCTAAAGGAAGCTGCTACGCAGATGGGGCTCATGTTATCCTGA
- the thiC gene encoding phosphomethylpyrimidine synthase ThiC: MSTENQTGQQAMEQQHNGQQVEKETSAAGRVQPFPGSRKVYIQGSRPDIAVPEREIALHDTNTPQGVEHNEPLRVYDTSGPMTDPGFHADIRAGLPALRTLWITERGDVEAYQGRTVKPEDNGLKPGGKRAGAEEYPGLRGKPLRAQPGRCVTQMHYARQGVITAEMEFAAIREGVEPEFVRQELASGRAILPSNINHPESEPMLIGRHFHVKINANIGNSAVSSSIEEEVEKMTWAVRWGSDTVMDLSTGKNIHTTREWIIRNSPVPIGTVPLYQALEKVNGEAEALTWELYRDTLIEQAEQGVDYFTIHAGVLLRYIPMTAKRMTGIVSRGGSIMAAWCLAHHQENFLYTHFEEICEIMKRYDVAFSLGDGLRPGSIYDANDEAQMAELATLGELTQIAWKHDVQVMIEGPGHVPMHKIKENVDMQMEICKEAPFYTLGPLTTDIAPGYDHITSAIGAAMIGWFGTSMLCYVTPKEHLGLPNKDDVREGVIAYKIAAHAADLAKGHPRAQRRDDALSKARFEFRWRDQFNLSLDPERALSYHDETLPAEGAKEAHFCSMCGPKFCSMRITQDIRAFAADKGLSENEAVAAGMQEKAEEYRTRS, encoded by the coding sequence ATGAGTACAGAAAATCAAACGGGACAACAAGCGATGGAACAGCAACATAACGGTCAGCAGGTGGAAAAGGAAACAAGCGCGGCCGGACGGGTTCAGCCCTTTCCGGGCAGCCGCAAAGTCTACATTCAGGGCTCACGGCCGGACATTGCAGTACCGGAACGTGAGATAGCCCTTCATGACACGAATACTCCCCAAGGGGTGGAGCATAACGAACCGCTGCGTGTCTACGATACGAGCGGCCCTATGACCGATCCCGGATTTCACGCCGATATCCGTGCAGGTCTGCCAGCCCTGCGTACCCTCTGGATCACAGAGCGTGGCGATGTCGAGGCTTACCAGGGCCGTACGGTTAAACCGGAGGATAACGGACTGAAGCCCGGAGGGAAGAGAGCCGGTGCCGAAGAGTATCCCGGATTACGTGGCAAACCCTTGCGGGCACAGCCAGGACGCTGTGTGACCCAGATGCACTACGCGAGACAGGGAGTCATTACGGCAGAGATGGAATTCGCTGCCATTCGTGAAGGTGTGGAGCCGGAATTTGTAAGGCAGGAGCTGGCGAGTGGACGGGCCATCCTGCCGTCTAACATCAATCACCCGGAGAGTGAGCCGATGTTGATCGGTCGCCATTTTCATGTGAAGATCAATGCCAACATTGGCAACTCTGCTGTATCTTCTTCCATCGAGGAAGAGGTTGAGAAGATGACCTGGGCGGTACGCTGGGGATCGGATACCGTAATGGATCTGTCCACAGGCAAAAACATTCATACCACCCGGGAATGGATTATCCGCAATTCACCTGTGCCGATTGGTACGGTGCCGCTGTATCAGGCGCTGGAGAAGGTGAATGGCGAAGCGGAAGCGCTGACCTGGGAGTTATACCGTGACACACTCATTGAGCAGGCAGAGCAGGGTGTGGACTACTTTACGATTCATGCAGGTGTACTGCTGCGTTATATCCCGATGACGGCCAAGCGGATGACAGGCATTGTGTCTCGCGGTGGGTCCATTATGGCAGCATGGTGCCTTGCGCATCATCAGGAGAATTTTTTGTACACTCATTTTGAAGAAATCTGCGAGATTATGAAAAGGTATGATGTGGCGTTTTCGCTGGGAGATGGACTCCGTCCAGGTAGTATCTACGATGCCAATGACGAAGCTCAGATGGCGGAACTGGCTACGCTGGGGGAACTGACGCAGATTGCGTGGAAGCATGATGTGCAGGTGATGATCGAAGGTCCGGGGCATGTGCCGATGCACAAGATCAAGGAGAATGTGGATATGCAGATGGAGATATGTAAAGAGGCACCGTTCTATACGCTGGGGCCGCTGACGACCGACATTGCCCCGGGATACGATCACATCACATCCGCCATTGGTGCGGCCATGATTGGCTGGTTCGGCACGTCCATGCTCTGTTATGTTACGCCAAAAGAACATTTGGGCCTGCCCAACAAGGATGATGTGCGGGAAGGCGTCATCGCCTACAAGATCGCGGCCCACGCTGCCGATCTGGCGAAAGGCCATCCGCGTGCTCAACGCCGCGATGATGCATTGTCCAAGGCACGTTTCGAGTTCCGTTGGCGTGACCAGTTTAACCTGTCACTGGACCCTGAACGTGCGCTGTCCTACCATGATGAGACGCTGCCAGCAGAAGGGGCCAAAGAAGCTCATTTCTGCTCGATGTGCGGACCGAAGTTCTGTAGCATGCGCATCACGCAGGACATTCGGGCCTTTGCCGCGGATAAAGGATTGTCCGAGAATGAGGCTGTAGCTGCCGGGATGCAGGAAAAGGCCGAGGAATATCGGACACGTTCCTAG
- a CDS encoding zinc ribbon domain-containing protein: MNVTVCQSCGMPLTAPAHFGTEADGSTTREYCIYCYKEGKFEQPGISLEGMTEMCTAILKDEGMDEESARSMLRNQLPFLKRWRTNTTDQHAESLAENSTASANPGQATTDHSFSAQPVRYVTLPGKRLAGVSARTTNAIEISGKGCIQGLWNNYFASEHLPAPEVVRYGCYTDYTDGITGEYTILVGHEVSPNESLPEGLDDILLPPATYAVFTSRKGPMAEVVGEAWGAVWAWDKQSDRTFTGDFELYDERSLNPESVQVDIYIAVHQNR; encoded by the coding sequence ATGAACGTTACTGTATGTCAAAGCTGCGGCATGCCGCTCACAGCACCTGCCCACTTCGGAACGGAAGCAGATGGAAGCACAACCCGTGAGTACTGTATTTATTGTTACAAAGAGGGTAAGTTCGAGCAGCCCGGTATTTCACTCGAAGGCATGACGGAGATGTGCACTGCCATTCTGAAGGACGAGGGCATGGATGAGGAATCCGCTCGTTCGATGCTGCGTAACCAGCTTCCTTTTTTGAAGCGTTGGCGCACGAATACAACGGATCAACATGCAGAATCTCTCGCTGAAAACTCTACTGCTTCTGCTAATCCTGGTCAGGCAACAACAGATCATTCGTTCTCTGCCCAGCCCGTTCGTTATGTCACGCTCCCAGGCAAACGTCTTGCCGGCGTATCCGCCCGCACAACCAACGCCATTGAGATCAGTGGCAAAGGCTGTATTCAGGGACTCTGGAACAATTATTTTGCCTCAGAGCACCTCCCTGCACCTGAAGTTGTTCGCTATGGCTGTTACACGGATTACACCGATGGCATAACCGGAGAATACACCATACTGGTAGGGCATGAGGTCAGTCCGAACGAATCATTGCCTGAAGGATTGGATGACATTCTACTCCCTCCTGCAACTTACGCCGTATTCACTTCCAGAAAAGGACCGATGGCAGAGGTTGTTGGCGAAGCTTGGGGAGCCGTGTGGGCATGGGACAAACAAAGCGATCGTACGTTCACCGGGGATTTTGAATTGTATGATGAACGCAGCCTGAATCCCGAAAGTGTACAAGTAGATATATACATCGCTGTTCATCAAAATAGATAA